The genomic stretch aaagtagATAGACTATCTTTAGACCTCTTAGTCTTAATCGGTGTATGGACAAACCTAACCCGAAACACCAAAATGACCGCAAGAAAAAGCATGATTCCCCTAGCTAGAACAACATTATCATACAGGATCTTGTCAAATTCTTGCAGAAATACTAAACTATTCCAATCAAAATTTGCAACCTTTTTGTTTAATTCCTACTTCAGACACTCTGAGGGGAGATGAGAAAATATTTGCCAGAATCGTTTGAAGATGATTTGCAAGAAGCATGTGAAACATGTGCAAAATATTTGTACAGAACCACCATCAAATTACCTCTCCTCACACCTGCATGTGCCTTGCATACTAGATCACAATCATCGTTTCTGATTGCTAAATAAGGGCTAGGATAAGAATTCCTTTCAAACCCTTCACTCAAGCACAACAACCTGTTAAGTTATGCTTCCTTCCAAAAACTGCCATGTGTTTCACCACAGAAATTCAGAATAGCAAGAACACCCGAAACAGCTCCATATTCTTTGAGCATAATCGAAAAAACTCTGCAGGGTCAAAGCCTGAACCACACATAGAAACAAGGTAACCAGTCATCTCAGTACGCACAGAGAAAGAAACAGATCTGCCATCAAGACAAATGAATGATTTGTGCACTTGAGCGACCAGCAAATGGCCAGTCAATAAGCCAACGTTTATACAGTTGTGCCTCCTAAACATAACCGAACCAAAAAAAAGGAAGACAATGTGTCAGATGTATAATTAGTCGTCGTATGATCCTGGTACATTTCAATGGAGCACCAGGAAAAAATATGTTTGAACTGCAGCGAGAACGTCCTACGCAGGCGGCGGCAGAGGCGAAGGGGAGTCCTCCCGCCGACAGGTCAGTACACAGTCCTCCAGGAAGCTGGTCAGCTGAGAGGTGTAGAGCCCCGGATTGCTCCGGTAATGGTCGACATGAGGGGACGACACGAAGTCGCACGACCTCACCTCGCGCTCCGCTCTTCGTTGTTGGCTCTCCACAAATGACTCCACCGACTTTGCTGGGATCACCCGGTCGGCGGAGCTGTACATGTACAGCTGAGGGCAGTTTGGTTGGTTCGAGGACAAAAGCTCCATAACACCAGACAACCTCCTGCAAAAAGTAGATATGTTGATTAACCGAACCATGCCGTAGTTAACTGCATTGACGACAGTTTGTATGGCATTATTACATTATATCTACAGAAGACATTTTCTTAAAAAGTCAGTCACATCATGAGCAACTCGTCTGCTTCACATTTAAATAAAGAACTATTGAAACGGCATATAGAATATGACTGAAAATGCAAATGACTCCTGCATATGTAGAGAACTAGAGATGAGATGCATACCTATTTATGGCTGGATAGTTCAGAACAACATTGAAAAACTTTTCCAGTGCAGATAGTAGAACGGCCTCCGTGGCTGCAGGTTTAATATCTCTGTGAGACTCCACAACAAGGACGTCAGACCTTGTATCGCCTGGTGCAGCTCCTTTTGTTGCTACGCTGTGTTTTTTCATGATAGCAGCCGAGAAACCTAGAGCCCAAACCTGAGTTCAGGGAGAGAAAAAAAACTATGTTTATGTTCCGACAAAACAGTTTTTTTGTGTGATGTTTAACTAACTACATATGTGTTGATGAAAGCATATGCAAATGAAGAAGGATATAACACAAATGATGATACATTTATTCAGGTCAGCTAAAAAAATTAGAAGTGCAGAAGAGAATATTTCTGTAACAACCTACTTCCGTCGACCTGAAGTTAACTAGAGTTTTTACCTGAGAATCAGGGACAGAAACAGGCGCTGAATCGATTATGGAACCCTTAATTTTCTGCAGTGCTGAAGGATCTtgccgctgcaaattctccagtaTCACACCATAGCTGCAACAGGAACACAAAGTAGGAACAAGTAAGCTCTAAAACCCCAGGATTCAGTTAATTCTTGATCCCAAGAAAGTGCACATACATACCAAAGCCAGCCAGTGTTACTGAAAGTGTGGAAGACAATCTTCTTCCCGTCCTCCTCCCTGACCCAGTCGGCAAGATGTTCAGACAGCATCTCCACATTCCTCTCAGCCTTCCCTCCCACATTATAGCTGACGATGTCCGACATGGGGAGCGT from Lolium rigidum isolate FL_2022 chromosome 4, APGP_CSIRO_Lrig_0.1, whole genome shotgun sequence encodes the following:
- the LOC124649241 gene encoding transmembrane protein 53-like codes for the protein MASLHRPLSAMAVAAFAAVSSIELPDRLSHHHRLADAGTDTVVSLPPATKLEASAPSVAPLSGLHFFPRNHHQAFCLPKAPVASLPAINTVHQYAGLAKASEGAAATVPSSSSSPDVLYRWHLPDPAACSDVSSDDRSQTVVVLIGWLGSKQKHLKRYADWYTSRGFQVVTFTLPMSDIVSYNVGGKAERNVEMLSEHLADWVREEDGKKIVFHTFSNTGWLCYGVILENLQRQDPSALQKIKGSIIDSAPVSVPDSQVWALGFSAAIMKKHSVATKGAAPGDTRSDVLVVESHRDIKPAATEAVLLSALEKFFNVVLNYPAINRRLSGVMELLSSNQPNCPQLYMYSSADRVIPAKSVESFVESQQRRAEREVRSCDFVSSPHVDHYRSNPGLYTSQLTSFLEDCVLTCRREDSPSPLPPPA